One window of the Haloarcula halobia genome contains the following:
- a CDS encoding type II/IV secretion system ATPase subunit, with protein sequence MAIDHSEDRATDQPQAGPADEAATVGEYTWDDLRREVHSGGRFDRSEYLGFEPNKLPQHLDDGASAAKSLTEVFESHIDPSTTPVRKDVYSWEHFKQEYYYEDGERPTDGEGNVVPFDASEYLAFEPEQTENVLSHGEDLAAELDAVVDRNTVDVNPDLDEDAFFSTREGYTTVVNRYDLEKAVPQSKKSHFKELERYWVNKPFACVVIFHSRKENEKKYYVIEPHRNPIESDLMSFLSGKLKTAIKYSEDDVIVKGSEADRADVIQREAEQLLSRYDLYDGSVASSGDDGSFVGQVKRLLGMEAESETDEGPLEGISARPEPAILEDDPKTLNEYQVEKLLYMLKRDFIGYARIDGIKHDINVEDISCDGYNSRVFVYHTDYEQIISNVEHGEGELDDFVVKLAQRSGKGISKRQPQVDATLPDGSRAQLTLGREVSDHGTNYTIRQFKDVPFTPIDLINWNTFSLDEMAFLWLCIENNKSLIFAGGTASGKTTSLNAVSLFIPSNSKIVSIEDTREVELPQRNWVASVTRPSFGEDDRGDVDEFDLLEAALRQRPDYIVMGEIRGEEGRTLFQVMSTGHTTYTTFHADSVGEVIKRFTTEPINVSKTLFTALDLVSIQTQTRVDGNKVRRNKSLTEINEYSAENDEINVRDVYEWRAQRDEYVQMGNSNTLEEIKFDRGWTQEKLDEEIFKRKVVLAYLIEQGLNTYTQVAATVQAFINDPDTILTLIANDQLKNSLEDLREMESVKIDIDPAKEEMVPRPEAPAEMVEETKAVLDDASSLFDSYRSRDTPDIVSALMDGEMDPESETEDAVGFGEFVPKVGEE encoded by the coding sequence ATGGCAATTGACCACTCCGAGGACCGAGCGACCGACCAGCCACAGGCCGGACCGGCGGACGAGGCCGCGACCGTCGGCGAGTACACCTGGGACGACCTCCGTCGGGAGGTCCACAGCGGCGGCCGGTTCGACCGGAGCGAGTACCTCGGGTTCGAACCGAACAAACTCCCACAGCACCTCGATGACGGGGCGAGCGCCGCCAAGTCACTCACCGAAGTGTTCGAGTCACACATCGACCCGAGCACGACGCCCGTGAGGAAGGACGTCTACTCGTGGGAGCACTTCAAACAGGAGTATTACTACGAGGACGGGGAGCGCCCGACGGACGGCGAGGGCAACGTCGTCCCGTTCGACGCGTCCGAGTACCTCGCGTTCGAGCCCGAGCAGACGGAGAACGTCCTCTCGCACGGCGAGGACCTCGCGGCCGAACTGGACGCCGTCGTCGACCGCAACACCGTCGACGTCAACCCCGACCTCGACGAGGACGCGTTCTTCTCGACACGGGAGGGCTACACGACCGTCGTCAACCGCTACGACCTGGAGAAGGCGGTGCCACAGTCCAAGAAGTCCCACTTCAAGGAACTCGAACGCTACTGGGTCAACAAGCCGTTTGCCTGCGTGGTCATCTTCCACTCCCGGAAGGAAAACGAGAAGAAGTACTACGTCATCGAACCGCACCGCAACCCCATCGAGTCGGACCTCATGTCCTTCCTCTCGGGCAAGCTCAAGACGGCCATCAAGTACTCCGAGGACGACGTCATCGTCAAGGGGTCGGAGGCCGACCGTGCCGACGTCATCCAGCGCGAGGCCGAGCAGCTGCTCTCGCGGTACGACCTCTACGACGGGTCCGTCGCGAGTTCCGGCGACGACGGGAGCTTCGTGGGGCAGGTCAAGCGTCTCCTCGGGATGGAGGCCGAGTCAGAGACGGACGAGGGGCCACTCGAGGGCATCTCCGCGCGGCCGGAACCGGCCATCTTGGAGGACGACCCGAAGACCCTCAACGAGTACCAGGTCGAGAAGCTGCTGTACATGCTCAAGCGGGACTTCATCGGCTACGCCCGCATCGACGGCATCAAGCACGACATCAACGTCGAGGACATCTCCTGTGACGGGTACAACTCGCGTGTGTTCGTCTACCACACCGACTACGAACAGATCATCTCGAACGTCGAACACGGCGAGGGCGAACTCGACGACTTCGTGGTGAAACTCGCCCAGCGGTCGGGCAAGGGTATCTCGAAGCGCCAGCCCCAGGTCGACGCCACGCTTCCCGACGGGTCACGTGCCCAGCTGACTCTGGGCCGAGAGGTGTCCGACCACGGGACGAACTACACGATTCGTCAGTTCAAGGACGTCCCCTTCACTCCCATCGACCTCATCAACTGGAACACCTTCTCGCTCGACGAGATGGCGTTCCTCTGGCTGTGTATCGAGAACAACAAGAGCCTCATCTTCGCCGGGGGTACGGCGTCAGGGAAGACCACCTCGCTGAACGCCGTCTCGCTGTTTATCCCCTCGAACTCGAAGATCGTCTCTATCGAGGACACCCGCGAAGTCGAGTTGCCCCAGCGTAACTGGGTCGCCTCGGTGACACGGCCCTCGTTCGGCGAGGACGACAGAGGCGACGTCGACGAGTTCGACCTGCTGGAGGCCGCGCTCCGGCAGCGGCCCGACTACATCGTCATGGGCGAGATCCGTGGCGAGGAAGGTCGCACCCTGTTCCAGGTCATGTCGACCGGGCACACCACCTACACCACCTTCCACGCCGACTCGGTCGGCGAGGTCATCAAGCGCTTCACCACCGAACCGATAAACGTCTCGAAGACCCTGTTCACGGCGCTGGACCTGGTCTCCATCCAGACCCAGACGCGGGTCGACGGCAACAAGGTCCGCCGGAACAAGTCCCTGACCGAGATCAACGAGTACTCCGCGGAGAACGACGAGATCAACGTCAGGGACGTCTACGAGTGGCGGGCCCAGCGCGACGAGTACGTCCAGATGGGCAACTCCAACACCCTGGAGGAGATCAAGTTCGACCGCGGGTGGACCCAGGAGAAACTGGACGAGGAGATATTCAAGCGCAAGGTCGTCCTCGCCTATCTCATCGAACAGGGGCTCAACACCTACACCCAGGTCGCAGCGACCGTCCAGGCCTTTATCAACGATCCTGACACGATACTGACGCTCATCGCGAACGACCAGTTGAAGAACTCGCTCGAGGACCTCCGGGAGATGGAGTCGGTCAAGATCGATATCGACCCCGCGAAAGAGGAGATGGTCCCCCGGCCCGAGGCGCCCGCGGAGATGGTCGAGGAGACCAAGGCCGTCCTCGACGACGCCTCGTCGCTGTTCGACAGCTACCGGAGCCGCGACACCCCCGACATCGTCTCGGCCCTGATGGACGGCGAGATGGACCCGGAGTCCGAGACCGAGGACGCCGTCGGGTTCGGCGAGTTCGTCCCGAAGGTCGGGGAGGAGTGA
- a CDS encoding DUF7261 family protein, whose protein sequence is MAHLAREDRGQIILIAAFALAVTFVALALIVNSAIFTENLASRGETGGSDDALDVRAMVEASVGEAIAGANIHNTTSTTTLGEGVKDGIGETTDQLELQHVTSSALVEVSLVSGSPVNGSRIAQNESGGRTFEDNAMSGDAEWQVVTRVEPHSDRYNGTRAFRMNVSTLPDSGDAFVVTANGTDGEPTWEMRLYSDSDGDVDAGEDVTVEVTTPSGSESCTHETEHPYVHVDVTGGAVAGEPCDALRRGFYDGGDTSVFDGRFAHGVGDERYNITFENGGEVVGNYSLVTRSTGANPTPNLNTAVGASPYVTDAVYNVSVEFTYETSEVRYETRIRVAPGEPDA, encoded by the coding sequence GTGGCGCATCTAGCCCGCGAGGACCGGGGTCAGATAATCCTCATCGCCGCGTTCGCGCTGGCGGTGACGTTCGTCGCGCTGGCGCTCATCGTCAACTCCGCTATCTTCACCGAGAACCTCGCCAGTCGAGGCGAGACGGGCGGGAGCGACGACGCACTCGACGTGCGTGCGATGGTCGAAGCAAGCGTGGGCGAGGCTATCGCCGGCGCGAACATCCACAACACCACGTCGACGACGACGCTGGGCGAGGGGGTAAAGGACGGTATCGGGGAGACGACCGACCAGCTGGAACTGCAACACGTCACCAGCAGCGCGCTGGTGGAGGTGTCGCTGGTCTCGGGGTCGCCGGTGAACGGGTCGCGAATTGCCCAGAACGAGAGCGGGGGACGGACCTTCGAGGACAACGCCATGTCCGGCGACGCCGAGTGGCAAGTCGTCACCCGCGTCGAGCCTCACTCGGACCGGTACAACGGGACGCGTGCCTTCAGGATGAACGTCTCGACGCTCCCGGATTCGGGCGACGCGTTCGTCGTCACGGCCAACGGGACCGATGGGGAGCCGACCTGGGAGATGCGCCTCTACAGCGACTCCGACGGGGACGTCGACGCCGGTGAGGACGTCACCGTCGAGGTCACCACGCCGAGCGGGAGCGAGAGCTGCACCCACGAGACCGAGCACCCCTACGTCCACGTCGACGTGACCGGGGGGGCCGTGGCCGGCGAACCGTGTGACGCGCTCCGGCGAGGGTTCTACGATGGCGGCGATACATCCGTCTTCGACGGCCGGTTCGCCCACGGCGTCGGGGACGAGCGGTACAACATCACCTTCGAGAACGGCGGCGAGGTGGTCGGGAACTACTCGCTCGTGACCCGGTCGACGGGTGCCAACCCGACCCCGAACCTCAACACGGCCGTGGGCGCCTCGCCCTACGTCACCGACGCGGTCTACAACGTGAGCGTCGAGTTCACCTACGAGACCTCGGAGGTCCGCTACGAGACCAGGATTCGGGTCGCCCCGGGTGAGCCAGATGCGTGA
- a CDS encoding DUF7287 family protein, with the protein MDVKRGGDREARSQQGRAATERGQTTLDFAIGMSLFLAVLIFTFLFVPGLLAPFTAGGQDETVSTNRVADYLTKGALGTPRDPFVLDTQCTILFFDNRTAADKCGGDWSSDTPVEETVGLDPARQNLNVTIRGTAPNSGDEEVLCWDEDDNVLVGISHGTCGTNPGDPDVPFTRGDTPPDTNDATVTALRVASLKGTDVTVYVEMW; encoded by the coding sequence ATGGATGTGAAACGGGGCGGAGATCGCGAGGCACGTAGCCAGCAGGGACGGGCAGCGACAGAGCGCGGGCAGACGACGCTCGATTTCGCCATCGGCATGAGCCTCTTCCTCGCGGTCCTCATCTTCACCTTCCTGTTCGTTCCAGGTCTGCTGGCACCGTTTACGGCCGGCGGGCAGGATGAGACGGTATCGACGAATCGGGTTGCCGACTACCTGACGAAAGGGGCGCTCGGGACGCCGCGGGACCCGTTCGTCCTCGACACGCAATGTACGATTCTCTTCTTCGATAACCGGACGGCGGCGGACAAGTGCGGCGGCGACTGGAGCAGTGACACGCCGGTCGAGGAGACGGTGGGTCTCGACCCGGCGCGGCAGAACCTGAACGTCACCATCCGGGGGACGGCACCGAACAGCGGCGACGAGGAGGTCCTGTGCTGGGACGAGGACGATAACGTGCTCGTCGGCATCTCGCACGGGACGTGTGGCACCAACCCCGGCGACCCCGACGTCCCGTTCACCAGAGGCGACACGCCCCCGGACACGAACGACGCGACGGTGACCGCCCTCCGCGTCGCCTCGCTGAAAGGGACGGACGTCACCGTCTACGTGGAGATGTGGTAG
- a CDS encoding type II secretion system F family protein, with translation MSLKTTDRQELASGGALGDTFYPAYQRLFDEEGDFVQGVEEKLAQARMADNVEMFLARALAVGVIAGLALWLVGTLLGYLVVNLLIPNPSEFTFIGIPVSDSTSALIDTLKLPILVLCTGLVFGFIGFAVGFGSLVSIPYFRAGARKREINVLLSDSISFMYALSVGGLNQLEILHAMGQADDTYGEAAKEFQSIVLETEYFDTDYRTAVRNQALETPSDQLSQFLTDMLSIINSGGDMTSFLEDQKEKHMRTARQEQEKMLETLELFGEMYMTLSLFPLLLIIILVIMSMMGNAQTMLIYGTVYGLIPLTGIAFLVLVSTVTQDSVGDGYLRPNNREEDVVVDEGIGVFNLGLVEQYTGRHGIFDRIKNREGTYELTQILLKPHLFFRDHPMLVLGLTVPTSIVALAVTVVLGWAPLSVDGMLANPVLGTFAWVYVPLYINFLPLAVFYEWNQRSRKAIVGNLSENLRKLASANDTGMTLLESIKVVSETSAGKLSDEFETMHAKVNYGTSLKNALREFNNKYHVPRLARTVKLIAEAQEASSQIQDVLSTAAQAAENQDDIERDRKSRTRMQTVIIIMTYLTLLGVMALLKTQFLDVMAGLSAQASNAGGSGAVGGGGGFGGNVDTNMLSMLFFHAVTLQAILSSFIAGYIREVKLIAGVKFVVILSTIALAVWILVG, from the coding sequence ATGAGCCTCAAGACGACGGACCGCCAGGAGCTGGCCAGCGGCGGCGCGCTGGGTGACACCTTCTACCCGGCCTACCAGCGGCTGTTCGACGAGGAGGGCGACTTCGTCCAGGGTGTCGAGGAGAAGCTCGCCCAGGCCCGGATGGCCGACAACGTCGAGATGTTCCTGGCGCGGGCGCTCGCCGTCGGCGTCATCGCCGGGCTGGCGCTGTGGCTCGTGGGGACGCTACTGGGCTACCTGGTGGTCAACCTCCTGATTCCGAACCCCTCGGAGTTCACCTTCATCGGTATCCCCGTCTCCGACTCGACGTCGGCGCTCATCGACACGCTGAAGCTGCCGATTCTGGTCCTCTGTACCGGCCTCGTGTTCGGGTTCATCGGCTTTGCCGTCGGCTTCGGCTCGCTCGTCTCGATTCCGTACTTCCGCGCCGGGGCCCGGAAACGGGAGATCAACGTCCTCCTCTCGGACTCCATCTCGTTCATGTACGCCCTCTCGGTGGGTGGACTGAACCAGCTCGAGATCCTGCACGCGATGGGCCAGGCCGACGACACGTACGGCGAGGCCGCAAAGGAGTTCCAGTCTATCGTCCTAGAGACCGAGTACTTCGATACGGACTACCGGACGGCAGTCAGGAACCAGGCGCTGGAAACGCCCTCGGATCAGCTCTCGCAGTTCCTGACCGACATGCTCTCTATCATCAACTCCGGGGGTGACATGACCTCGTTCCTGGAAGACCAGAAGGAGAAACACATGCGGACCGCCCGACAGGAACAGGAGAAGATGCTGGAGACGCTGGAGCTGTTCGGCGAGATGTACATGACCCTCTCGCTGTTCCCGCTGTTGCTCATCATCATCCTCGTCATCATGTCGATGATGGGCAACGCACAGACGATGCTCATCTACGGGACGGTCTACGGCCTGATTCCCCTCACCGGCATCGCCTTCCTCGTGCTCGTCTCGACGGTCACCCAGGACTCCGTCGGCGACGGCTACCTGCGGCCCAACAACCGCGAGGAGGACGTCGTCGTCGACGAGGGCATCGGCGTGTTCAACCTCGGCCTCGTCGAGCAGTACACCGGGCGCCACGGTATCTTCGACCGCATCAAGAACCGCGAGGGCACCTACGAACTCACGCAGATTCTGCTCAAACCCCACCTGTTCTTCCGGGACCACCCCATGCTGGTGCTGGGACTGACCGTGCCGACGTCCATCGTCGCGCTGGCAGTCACCGTCGTGCTCGGCTGGGCGCCGCTGTCGGTCGACGGGATGCTCGCGAACCCCGTGCTCGGCACGTTCGCGTGGGTGTACGTCCCGCTGTACATCAACTTCCTCCCGCTGGCGGTCTTCTACGAGTGGAACCAGCGCTCGCGGAAGGCCATCGTCGGCAACCTCTCGGAGAACCTCCGGAAGCTGGCCTCCGCCAACGACACCGGGATGACCCTGCTGGAGTCGATCAAGGTAGTCTCGGAGACGTCGGCCGGGAAGCTCTCCGACGAGTTCGAGACGATGCACGCGAAGGTCAACTACGGCACCAGCCTCAAGAACGCCCTCCGGGAGTTCAACAACAAGTACCACGTGCCACGCCTGGCGCGGACGGTCAAGCTCATCGCGGAGGCCCAGGAGGCCTCCAGCCAGATTCAGGACGTGCTCTCGACGGCCGCACAGGCCGCCGAGAACCAGGACGACATAGAGCGCGACCGCAAGTCCCGAACCCGCATGCAGACGGTCATCATCATCATGACCTACCTGACGCTGTTGGGCGTGATGGCGCTGCTGAAGACGCAGTTCCTCGACGTCATGGCCGGCCTCTCCGCCCAGGCCTCGAACGCCGGCGGCTCGGGCGCGGTCGGCGGTGGCGGTGGCTTCGGGGGCAACGTCGACACGAACATGCTGTCGATGCTGTTCTTCCACGCGGTGACCCTGCAGGCCATCCTGTCGTCGTTCATCGCGGGCTACATCCGCGAGGTCAAGCTCATCGCGGGCGTGAAGTTCGTCGTCATCCTCTCGACTATCGCCCTCGCCGTCTGGATACTGGTCGGGTGA
- a CDS encoding DUF7266 family protein, whose amino-acid sequence MREDRAVSTALGYVLTLSIASLLVTGLLVAGSGFVEDRREQVVREELTVIGQQVGADLARADRLVLAADSSGGDLTVQLNRTYPDRVTGSPYRVAIDQSNERVVLSASNPEITVTVGVTHETSLRDSSADGGNIQLAYDSGDLVIRDV is encoded by the coding sequence ATGCGTGAGGACCGTGCCGTCTCGACGGCGCTTGGCTACGTGTTGACCCTCTCTATCGCGTCGCTGCTCGTGACGGGCCTGCTCGTCGCCGGCAGCGGCTTCGTCGAGGACCGCCGCGAGCAGGTGGTCCGTGAGGAACTGACCGTCATCGGCCAGCAGGTCGGGGCCGACCTGGCCCGGGCGGACCGGCTCGTCCTCGCGGCGGACAGCAGCGGTGGGGACCTGACGGTCCAGCTCAACCGGACCTATCCCGACCGCGTGACGGGGAGCCCCTACCGGGTAGCCATCGACCAGTCGAACGAACGGGTCGTCCTCAGCGCCTCGAACCCGGAGATTACGGTGACGGTCGGCGTCACCCACGAGACGTCGCTCCGGGACTCCTCGGCCGACGGCGGGAACATCCAGCTGGCCTACGACAGCGGGGACCTGGTGATCCGCGATGTCTGA
- a CDS encoding DUF7288 family protein: MRGQAHTLEATVASLLLLASLVFALQMTAVTPLSASTSSQHIENQQQATGSGVLAAAAEEGALKPAVLYWNNSSQRYHDTNGNLGYYTNGPPNNTFGDMLNRSFDQRGIAYNVYFTFQNAGGESITQRYVYSGAPSDNAVSASRTVTLLDDDHLYNANETRNATALTNPNITYPIPDTGRNVFNTVRVEVVAWRI; the protein is encoded by the coding sequence ATGCGGGGCCAGGCACACACGCTGGAGGCCACCGTCGCGAGCCTGTTGCTGCTCGCGAGTCTCGTCTTCGCGCTCCAGATGACGGCCGTGACGCCGCTGTCTGCGAGTACGTCCAGCCAGCACATCGAGAATCAGCAGCAGGCCACTGGCAGTGGCGTCCTCGCGGCGGCGGCCGAGGAAGGGGCGCTCAAGCCCGCGGTGCTCTACTGGAACAACTCGAGTCAGCGCTACCACGACACCAACGGCAACCTGGGCTACTACACGAACGGCCCGCCGAACAACACCTTCGGCGACATGCTCAACCGATCGTTCGACCAGCGGGGCATCGCGTACAACGTCTACTTCACGTTCCAGAACGCCGGCGGGGAGAGCATCACCCAGCGGTACGTCTACAGCGGGGCCCCCAGCGACAACGCGGTGTCGGCGTCCCGCACGGTGACGCTCCTCGACGACGACCACCTGTACAACGCAAACGAGACGCGCAACGCGACGGCGCTGACGAACCCGAACATCACCTACCCGATACCGGACACGGGCCGGAACGTGTTCAACACGGTCCGCGTGGAGGTGGTCGCGTGGCGCATCTAG
- a CDS encoding DUF7289 family protein: MSERGVSEVLSFTLVFALVVTSVAIVSVSGLGSLQDARDAEQLENAERAFDVLADNLADLHRQGAPSRATEISLGQAQLATEDNVTMTVRVEDSGGTTTVGTWEIRPLVYSGNQERELVYEAGAIFRTNRDSGFVVRDPPLVVDDDRVLLPVIGLNSPQVQSLGGSTVLVRATHREADVAFSRTDGSIESLTVEVASPREAQWEQYFESHGFTCTGSAPISCVYDPPPSDNFERVYIVYHDIGVVIDK; encoded by the coding sequence ATGTCTGAGCGTGGGGTCAGCGAAGTGCTGAGCTTCACGCTGGTGTTCGCGCTGGTGGTGACCTCGGTCGCCATCGTGTCGGTGAGCGGCCTCGGGAGCCTCCAGGACGCGCGCGACGCGGAGCAACTCGAGAACGCAGAGCGCGCCTTCGACGTGCTGGCCGACAACCTCGCCGATCTCCACCGACAGGGCGCCCCGAGCAGGGCGACCGAGATCAGCCTCGGCCAGGCGCAGCTGGCGACCGAGGACAACGTCACGATGACCGTCAGAGTCGAAGACAGCGGCGGGACCACGACGGTCGGGACCTGGGAGATTCGGCCGCTGGTCTACAGCGGCAACCAGGAGCGAGAGCTCGTCTACGAGGCCGGCGCCATCTTCCGGACCAACCGCGACAGCGGGTTCGTCGTGCGCGACCCGCCGCTGGTGGTCGACGACGACCGGGTACTGCTCCCGGTTATCGGGCTCAACTCCCCGCAGGTCCAGAGCCTCGGCGGGTCGACGGTGCTGGTCCGGGCCACCCACCGCGAGGCCGACGTCGCGTTCTCACGGACGGACGGGTCCATCGAGTCGCTCACCGTCGAGGTAGCGTCCCCGCGGGAGGCCCAGTGGGAGCAGTACTTCGAGTCACACGGGTTCACCTGTACCGGCAGCGCGCCGATATCGTGTGTGTACGACCCGCCCCCATCGGACAACTTCGAGCGGGTCTACATCGTCTACCACGACATCGGCGTCGTCATCGACAAGTAG
- a CDS encoding Lrp/AsnC family transcriptional regulator, translating to MSSRREILDLLRENARYTTEDIARQTDFSVEEVAAAIEDFEEAGIVRGYQAVVDWGAVETEDERVRATVELNVALDRETNYGDIAERIAKFPEVTSLRLVSGDYDFDLEVEGDSMREVSHFISDKIAPIPEITQTVTHYIMESYKEQGMEFGDRDDDDRLSVSP from the coding sequence ATGAGCAGTCGACGAGAGATCCTGGACCTGCTTCGGGAGAACGCCCGCTACACCACCGAGGACATCGCCCGCCAGACCGACTTCTCCGTCGAGGAGGTAGCGGCCGCAATCGAGGACTTCGAGGAGGCAGGCATCGTCCGCGGGTACCAGGCCGTCGTCGACTGGGGCGCCGTCGAGACCGAGGACGAGCGGGTCCGGGCGACCGTCGAGCTGAACGTCGCGCTGGACCGCGAGACCAACTACGGGGACATCGCCGAGCGCATCGCCAAGTTCCCGGAGGTCACCTCGCTGCGACTCGTCAGCGGCGACTACGACTTCGACCTCGAGGTCGAGGGCGACTCGATGCGCGAGGTGTCCCACTTCATCAGCGACAAGATCGCGCCCATCCCCGAGATCACCCAGACGGTCACCCACTACATCATGGAGTCCTACAAGGAACAGGGGATGGAGTTCGGCGACCGCGACGACGACGATAGACTATCGGTCTCACCATGA
- a CDS encoding pyridoxal phosphate-dependent aminotransferase, with protein MTFEPADRVEKVPPSGIRRFFELAEEMDDIISLGVGEPDFTAPWAAREAAIASLERGRTSYTANRGKRELRERIARFEADKHELPYDPDEEILVTAGASEGIDLAFRALSNPGDAIAVVQPSYVSYVPDATFAGAEVVDVPTRAEDEFKLTRDVLESSGAAEADVLVYCYPNNPTGATMTGDELAEVAAFCQEHDLVVFADEIYADLTYEHDHTSIATLPGMRERTIVFNGFSKAFAMTGFRLGYAMGPPEAIEAMNRIHQYTMLSAPTTAQYAAIEALDSCWGEVQEMTSQYDRRRKYVLSRFEEMGIDCFEAAGAFYAFPKCPWDDAEEFAEALLQEEGVAVVPGTAFGEGGSGHLRVSYATGLPDLKEAMSRMESFLE; from the coding sequence ATGACCTTCGAACCTGCCGACCGGGTCGAGAAGGTCCCGCCGTCGGGTATCCGCCGGTTCTTCGAGCTGGCCGAGGAGATGGACGACATCATCTCGCTGGGCGTCGGAGAACCGGACTTCACGGCGCCGTGGGCCGCCCGCGAGGCCGCCATCGCTTCACTCGAGCGGGGCCGGACCTCCTACACGGCCAACCGCGGCAAGCGGGAACTGCGCGAGCGCATCGCCAGGTTCGAGGCCGACAAGCACGAGCTGCCCTACGACCCCGACGAGGAGATACTCGTCACCGCGGGCGCCAGCGAGGGCATCGACCTCGCCTTCCGCGCGCTGTCGAACCCCGGCGACGCCATCGCCGTCGTCCAGCCCTCGTACGTCTCGTACGTGCCGGACGCGACCTTCGCCGGCGCGGAGGTCGTCGACGTGCCCACGCGGGCCGAAGACGAGTTCAAACTCACGCGGGACGTCCTCGAGTCGTCGGGCGCCGCCGAGGCGGACGTGCTGGTCTACTGCTACCCGAACAACCCGACGGGCGCGACGATGACCGGTGACGAACTCGCCGAGGTGGCGGCGTTCTGCCAGGAGCACGATCTCGTGGTGTTCGCCGACGAGATATACGCCGACCTGACCTACGAGCACGACCACACCTCAATCGCGACGCTGCCGGGGATGCGCGAGCGGACCATCGTCTTCAACGGGTTCTCGAAGGCCTTCGCGATGACCGGGTTCCGCCTCGGGTACGCGATGGGGCCGCCCGAAGCCATCGAGGCGATGAACCGCATCCACCAGTACACGATGCTCTCGGCGCCGACGACGGCCCAGTACGCCGCCATCGAGGCCCTGGACAGCTGCTGGGGGGAGGTCCAGGAGATGACCTCGCAGTACGACCGTCGTCGCAAGTACGTCCTCTCGCGCTTCGAGGAGATGGGCATCGACTGTTTCGAGGCCGCCGGCGCGTTCTACGCGTTCCCGAAGTGCCCGTGGGACGACGCCGAGGAGTTCGCCGAGGCCCTCTTGCAGGAGGAGGGCGTCGCCGTCGTGCCGGGCACTGCCTTCGGTGAGGGCGGGTCCGGCCACCTGCGCGTCTCGTACGCCACCGGCCTGCCCGACCTCAAAGAGGCGATGTCGCGCATGGAATCGTTCCTCGAGTGA